The Streptomyces sp. NBC_01353 genome contains a region encoding:
- a CDS encoding DUF5937 family protein yields the protein MPYHLQFGEADPLRIRFALSPLWETQSAVRVLARPRQQGYHLPWLRRIRGAAEGIDLGPLHLLMPRHGHSPDFLYPPPLGPAASFEEEIAAVRETDPALALDDFARALADTPGAAATDEGRRMLADPGGAVQRLADLLQDAWDALIAPVWPRLRALLEADVAYHSRRLADGGLERLLGELHPGFDWAAGSATLTVAYRGEHVRSLDGQGLVLMPSVFTWPDVVSGFDPPWQPTVVYPARGIGGLWTEARDRTPDALARLLGRARADVLCALDDPAGTSALAHRLGLAPSSVSAHLSVLKEAGLLTSRRYGHQVLYERTPLGIALTASGGAHE from the coding sequence ATGCCCTATCACCTTCAGTTCGGCGAGGCCGACCCCCTTCGGATCCGGTTCGCGCTCTCGCCGCTCTGGGAGACACAGTCCGCCGTGCGGGTGCTCGCGCGGCCCCGGCAGCAGGGGTATCACCTGCCCTGGCTCCGGCGGATCCGTGGCGCGGCCGAGGGGATCGACCTCGGGCCGCTCCATCTGCTGATGCCCCGGCACGGGCACAGCCCGGACTTCCTCTATCCGCCACCTCTCGGGCCCGCCGCCTCCTTCGAGGAGGAGATCGCGGCCGTACGCGAGACCGATCCCGCCCTCGCGCTGGACGACTTCGCGCGCGCCCTCGCCGACACCCCCGGCGCCGCGGCGACCGACGAGGGGCGGCGGATGCTCGCCGACCCCGGGGGCGCCGTCCAGCGGCTCGCCGATCTGCTCCAGGACGCCTGGGACGCCCTGATCGCGCCCGTGTGGCCCCGGCTGCGCGCCCTCCTCGAAGCCGATGTCGCCTACCACTCCCGCCGCCTCGCCGACGGTGGCCTGGAGCGTCTCCTCGGCGAGCTGCACCCCGGGTTCGACTGGGCCGCCGGCAGCGCCACCCTCACCGTCGCCTACCGCGGCGAGCACGTCCGCTCCCTGGACGGGCAGGGCCTGGTCCTGATGCCGTCCGTCTTCACCTGGCCCGACGTGGTCAGCGGCTTCGACCCGCCCTGGCAGCCGACCGTCGTCTACCCGGCGCGCGGGATCGGCGGGCTGTGGACCGAGGCCCGCGACCGGACGCCCGACGCGCTCGCCCGGCTGCTCGGCAGGGCCCGCGCGGACGTGCTGTGCGCCCTGGACGATCCGGCAGGCACGAGCGCGCTCGCGCACCGCCTCGGCCTCGCCCCCTCCTCCGTGTCGGCGCATCTGTCCGTACTGAAGGAGGCCGGCCTGCTGACCTCCCGCCGCTACGGCCACCAGGTGCTCTACGAGCGCACCCCGCTCGGCATCGCCCTGACCGCCTCCGGCGGCGCGCACGAGTGA
- a CDS encoding methylmalonyl-CoA mutase family protein — protein MDADAIEEGRRRWQARYDKARKRDADFTTLSGDPVEPVYGPRPGDTYEGFERIGWPGEYPFTRGLHPTGYRGRTWTIRQFAGFGNAEQTNERYKMILAAGGGGLSVAFDMPTLMGRDSDDPKALGEVGHCGVAIDSAADMEVLFKDIPLGDVTTSMTISGPAVPVFCMYLVAAERQGVDPAVLNGTLQTDIFKEYIAQKEWLFQPEPHLRLIGDLMEHCAQGIPAYKPLSVSGYHIREAGATAAQELAYTLADGFGYVELGLSRGLDVDVFAPGLSFFFDAHLDFFEEIAKFRAARRIWARWMKEVYGAKTDKAQWLRFHTQTAGVSLTAQQPYNNVVRTAVEALSAVLGGTNSLHTNALDETLALPSAQAAEIALRTQQVLMEETGVANVADPLGGSWYVEQLTDRIEADAEKIFDQIKERGRRAHPDGQHPIGPITSGILRGIEDGWFTGEIAESAFQYQQSLEKGDKRVVGVNVHHGSVTGDLEILRVSHEVEWEQVRVLGERKERRDDARVRVALDSMLAAARNGSNMIGPMLDAVRAEATLGEICDVLREEWGIYTEPPGF, from the coding sequence ATGGACGCTGACGCGATCGAGGAAGGCCGCCGACGCTGGCAGGCCCGCTACGACAAGGCCCGCAAGCGCGACGCCGACTTCACGACGCTCTCCGGTGACCCGGTCGAGCCCGTCTACGGGCCGCGGCCCGGGGACACCTACGAGGGTTTCGAGCGCATCGGCTGGCCCGGTGAGTACCCCTTCACCCGTGGCCTGCACCCGACGGGCTACCGCGGCCGGACCTGGACCATCCGCCAGTTCGCCGGCTTCGGCAACGCCGAGCAGACCAACGAGCGGTACAAGATGATCCTGGCCGCCGGCGGCGGCGGGCTCTCGGTCGCCTTCGACATGCCCACCCTCATGGGCCGCGACTCCGACGACCCGAAGGCGCTCGGCGAGGTCGGCCACTGCGGTGTCGCCATCGACTCCGCCGCCGACATGGAGGTCCTCTTCAAGGACATCCCGCTCGGCGACGTCACCACCTCGATGACCATCTCCGGGCCCGCCGTGCCCGTCTTCTGCATGTACCTGGTCGCCGCCGAGCGCCAGGGTGTCGACCCGGCCGTGCTCAACGGCACGCTCCAGACCGACATCTTCAAGGAGTACATCGCGCAGAAGGAGTGGCTCTTCCAGCCCGAGCCGCACCTGCGCCTCATCGGCGACCTCATGGAGCACTGCGCGCAGGGCATCCCCGCGTACAAGCCGCTCTCCGTCTCCGGCTACCACATCCGCGAGGCCGGGGCGACGGCCGCGCAGGAGCTCGCGTACACCCTCGCCGACGGCTTCGGCTACGTGGAGCTCGGCCTCTCCCGGGGCCTGGACGTCGACGTCTTCGCGCCCGGCCTCTCCTTCTTCTTCGACGCGCACCTCGACTTCTTCGAGGAGATCGCCAAGTTCCGCGCCGCCCGCCGGATCTGGGCGCGCTGGATGAAGGAGGTCTACGGAGCCAAGACCGACAAGGCCCAGTGGCTCCGCTTCCACACCCAGACCGCCGGTGTCTCCCTCACGGCCCAGCAGCCGTACAACAACGTCGTACGCACCGCGGTGGAGGCGCTCTCCGCGGTCCTCGGCGGCACCAACTCGCTGCACACCAACGCCCTCGACGAGACCCTCGCGCTCCCCAGCGCGCAGGCCGCCGAGATCGCGCTGCGCACGCAGCAGGTGCTGATGGAGGAGACGGGTGTGGCCAACGTGGCCGACCCGCTCGGTGGCTCCTGGTACGTCGAGCAGCTCACCGACCGGATCGAGGCCGACGCGGAGAAGATCTTCGACCAGATCAAGGAGCGCGGCCGCCGGGCCCACCCGGACGGGCAGCACCCGATCGGTCCGATCACCTCCGGCATCCTGCGCGGCATCGAGGACGGCTGGTTCACCGGCGAGATCGCCGAGTCCGCCTTCCAGTACCAGCAGTCCCTGGAGAAGGGCGACAAGCGCGTCGTCGGCGTCAACGTCCACCACGGCTCGGTCACCGGCGACCTGGAGATCCTGCGGGTCAGCCACGAGGTCGAGTGGGAGCAGGTCCGCGTCCTCGGCGAGCGCAAGGAGCGCCGCGACGACGCCCGCGTCCGAGTCGCCCTGGACTCGATGCTGGCAGCGGCCCGCAACGGCTCCAACATGATCGGCCCGATGCTCGACGCGGTCCGCGCGGAGGCCACCCTCGGCGAGATCTGCGACGTGCTCCGCGAGGAGTGGGGCATCTACACGGAGCCCCCGGGCTTCTAG
- a CDS encoding MarR family transcriptional regulator translates to MPKPLSLPFDPIARADELWQNRWGPVPSMAAITSIMRAHQILLAEVDAVVKPYGLTFARYEALVLLTFSKAGELPMSKIGERLMVHPTSVTNTVDRLVKSGLVDKRPNPNDGRGTLASITEKGREVVEAATRDLMEMDFGLGVYDAEECAEIFAMLRPLRVNAHDFDES, encoded by the coding sequence GTGCCGAAGCCGCTCAGTCTCCCGTTCGACCCCATCGCCCGCGCCGACGAGCTCTGGCAGAACCGCTGGGGGCCCGTCCCCTCGATGGCCGCGATCACCTCGATCATGCGGGCCCATCAGATCCTCCTCGCGGAGGTGGACGCCGTGGTCAAGCCGTACGGGCTGACCTTCGCGCGCTACGAGGCCCTCGTGCTGCTCACCTTCTCGAAGGCCGGTGAGCTGCCGATGTCCAAGATCGGTGAGCGGTTGATGGTCCACCCCACGTCCGTGACGAACACGGTGGACCGGCTCGTGAAGTCCGGTCTCGTGGACAAGCGGCCCAACCCCAACGACGGCCGCGGAACCCTCGCCTCCATCACCGAGAAGGGCCGCGAGGTGGTCGAGGCGGCCACCCGCGATCTGATGGAGATGGACTTCGGCCTCGGGGTCTACGACGCCGAGGAGTGCGCGGAGATCTTCGCGATGCTGCGCCCGCTGCGGGTGAACGCGCACGACTTCGACGAGAGCTGA
- the meaB gene encoding methylmalonyl Co-A mutase-associated GTPase MeaB, which produces MVDVPELVAQAREGRPRAVARLISLVEGASPQLREVMAALAPLTGGAYVVGLTGSPGVGKSTSTSALVAAYRRAGKRVGVLAVDPSSPFSGGALLGDRVRMSEHASDPGVYIRSMATRGHLGGLAWSAPQAIRVLDAAGCDVILVETVGVGQSEVEIASQADTSVVLLAPGMGDGIQAAKAGILEIGDVYVVNKADRDGADATARELNHMLGLGEARGPGDWRPPIVKTVAARGEGIDEVVEALEKHRAWMEEHGVLAERRRARSAREVETIAVTALRERIGDLHGDRRLDALAERIVAGELDPYAASDELIASLTGN; this is translated from the coding sequence ATGGTGGACGTCCCCGAACTGGTCGCCCAGGCACGGGAGGGCCGGCCGCGCGCCGTGGCCCGGTTGATCTCGCTCGTGGAGGGGGCGTCCCCGCAGCTGCGTGAGGTGATGGCGGCGCTGGCGCCGCTCACCGGTGGCGCGTACGTGGTGGGCCTGACGGGCTCGCCCGGCGTCGGCAAGTCCACGTCGACGTCCGCGCTGGTCGCCGCGTACCGGCGGGCGGGCAAGCGGGTCGGCGTCCTGGCCGTCGACCCCTCGTCCCCGTTCAGTGGGGGAGCGCTGCTCGGCGACCGGGTCCGGATGTCGGAGCACGCCTCCGACCCGGGCGTCTACATCCGCTCGATGGCGACCCGCGGCCACCTGGGCGGGCTCGCCTGGTCGGCCCCGCAAGCCATTCGCGTCCTCGACGCGGCGGGCTGCGACGTGATCCTCGTGGAGACGGTGGGCGTCGGGCAGTCGGAGGTGGAGATCGCCTCCCAGGCCGACACCTCGGTGGTGCTCCTCGCTCCGGGCATGGGCGACGGGATCCAGGCCGCGAAGGCGGGCATCCTGGAGATCGGCGACGTGTACGTGGTGAACAAGGCGGACCGGGACGGCGCGGACGCCACGGCCCGCGAGCTGAACCACATGCTGGGCCTGGGCGAGGCGCGCGGGCCGGGCGACTGGCGGCCGCCGATCGTCAAGACGGTCGCGGCGCGCGGCGAGGGCATCGACGAGGTCGTCGAGGCGCTCGAGAAGCACCGCGCGTGGATGGAGGAGCACGGGGTCCTGGCGGAGCGCCGCCGGGCGCGTTCGGCGCGCGAGGTCGAGACGATCGCCGTCACGGCGCTGCGCGAGCGCATCGGCGATCTGCACGGCGACCGCCGCCTGGACGCGCTGGCGGAGCGGATCGTGGCGGGTGAACTGGACCCGTACGCGGCCTCCGACGAGCTGATCGCGAGCCTGACGGGCAACTGA
- a CDS encoding AIM24 family protein, translating into MATFRLQGSKVLAVDMTGDAVKAKNGSMVAYDGQMAFKKMSGGGEGLRGMVTRRLTGEQMEVMEVKGQGTCWFADRASEINLVSLHGDKLYVEASNLLCTDAGLRTGTSFTGLRGGATGNGLFTTTIEGTGQAAIMSDGPAVVLRVTPQYPLSVDPGAYVAHQGNLQQSFQSGVTFRTFLGEGGGEAFQIRFEGDGLVYVQPSERNTVGGDV; encoded by the coding sequence GTGGCAACGTTTCGACTCCAAGGCAGCAAAGTGCTGGCCGTCGACATGACCGGTGACGCCGTCAAGGCGAAGAACGGCTCGATGGTCGCGTACGACGGCCAGATGGCCTTCAAGAAGATGTCCGGCGGCGGTGAGGGCCTGCGCGGCATGGTCACCCGCCGGCTCACCGGCGAGCAGATGGAGGTGATGGAGGTGAAGGGCCAGGGAACCTGCTGGTTCGCCGACCGCGCCTCCGAGATCAACCTCGTCTCCCTGCACGGCGACAAGCTCTATGTCGAGGCGAGCAATCTCCTCTGCACCGACGCGGGGCTGCGCACCGGCACGAGCTTCACCGGGCTGCGCGGCGGAGCGACCGGCAACGGTCTCTTCACGACGACGATCGAGGGCACCGGCCAGGCGGCGATCATGTCGGACGGCCCGGCGGTGGTGCTGCGCGTGACGCCGCAGTACCCGCTCTCCGTCGACCCCGGCGCGTACGTCGCCCACCAGGGCAACCTCCAGCAGAGCTTCCAGTCCGGTGTGACCTTCCGCACCTTCCTGGGCGAGGGCGGCGGCGAGGCGTTCCAGATCCGCTTCGAGGGCGACGGGCTCGTCTACGTACAGCCGAGCGAGCGCAACACGGTGGGGGGTGACGTCTGA
- a CDS encoding DUF3817 domain-containing protein, with product MDIKTASSLQRLRLVSAPEAVSFLLLLVCSVLKRTTEFNAVPVMGAIHGVLFILYVLFWLDAWNRTKWNVKTAALYFVLSVLPLGGFFAERKLKREAEDAVIASRAGREGTVNA from the coding sequence GTGGACATCAAGACCGCCTCCTCCCTCCAGCGCCTCCGACTCGTCTCCGCTCCGGAGGCCGTCTCCTTCCTGCTGCTGCTGGTCTGCTCCGTACTGAAGCGGACGACGGAGTTCAACGCGGTGCCGGTCATGGGAGCGATCCACGGCGTTCTCTTCATCCTCTACGTGCTCTTCTGGCTCGACGCCTGGAACCGCACCAAGTGGAACGTCAAGACGGCGGCGCTCTACTTCGTGCTCTCCGTGCTGCCCCTCGGCGGCTTCTTCGCCGAGCGCAAGCTCAAGCGCGAGGCCGAGGACGCGGTGATCGCCTCCCGCGCCGGCCGCGAGGGCACGGTGAACGCGTGA
- a CDS encoding AIM24 family protein, translating into MPFREINSKMVEAQLVPGQRMFSQRGAMLAYRGDVTFTPNIAGGQGGVMSMIGRRVAGEATPLMTVEGNGTVMFGHGGHHIQVIRLTGDTLFVEADRLLAFDGTLEQGTMFMGSQGGVMGMVRGQVTGQGLFTTTLKGHGAVAVMAHGGVIELPITPGRAVHVDPQAYVAHHGDVRNKLSTALGWRDMVGRGSGEAFQLELSGSGAVYVQASEEKL; encoded by the coding sequence ATGCCGTTCCGCGAGATCAACTCGAAGATGGTCGAGGCCCAGCTGGTGCCTGGGCAGCGCATGTTCAGCCAGCGCGGCGCGATGCTGGCGTACCGCGGCGACGTCACTTTCACGCCGAACATCGCGGGCGGCCAGGGCGGTGTGATGTCGATGATCGGTCGCCGGGTGGCGGGCGAGGCGACCCCGCTGATGACCGTCGAGGGCAACGGCACGGTGATGTTCGGGCACGGCGGCCACCACATTCAGGTGATCCGGCTGACCGGCGACACCCTCTTCGTCGAGGCCGACCGGCTCCTCGCCTTCGACGGCACCCTGGAGCAGGGCACGATGTTCATGGGCTCCCAGGGCGGCGTCATGGGCATGGTGCGCGGCCAGGTGACCGGCCAGGGCCTGTTCACGACGACATTGAAGGGCCACGGAGCGGTCGCGGTCATGGCGCACGGCGGTGTGATCGAGCTGCCGATCACCCCGGGACGCGCGGTCCATGTGGACCCGCAGGCGTATGTCGCCCACCACGGCGACGTACGGAACAAGCTCTCCACCGCGCTCGGCTGGCGCGACATGGTGGGGCGGGGCTCGGGCGAGGCGTTCCAGCTGGAGCTGAGCGGCAGTGGTGCGGTGTACGTGCAGGCGTCGGAGGAGAAGCTGTGA
- a CDS encoding DUF3817 domain-containing protein, producing MKSSVLTRYRVMAYITAVMLLVLCTCMVFKYGFHMGEDVTFAVSQAHGVLYIIYLIFAFDLGSKAKWPFGKLLWVLLSGTIPFAAFFVERKVVRETLPLVSGAQPAPVKV from the coding sequence ATGAAATCCAGCGTGCTGACCCGTTACCGCGTGATGGCGTACATCACCGCCGTCATGCTGCTCGTGCTGTGCACCTGCATGGTCTTCAAGTACGGGTTCCACATGGGCGAGGACGTGACCTTCGCGGTCTCCCAGGCCCACGGCGTCCTCTACATCATCTACCTGATCTTCGCGTTCGACCTGGGCTCCAAGGCGAAGTGGCCGTTCGGCAAGCTCCTGTGGGTGCTGCTGTCCGGGACGATTCCCTTCGCCGCGTTCTTCGTCGAGCGCAAGGTCGTCCGCGAGACACTTCCGCTGGTCAGCGGCGCGCAGCCGGCCCCGGTCAAGGTCTGA
- a CDS encoding acetyl-CoA C-acetyltransferase, whose protein sequence is MSGTTGTTSVIVSGARTPMGRLLGSLKSFSGAELGGFAIKAALDRAGIGGDQVQYVIMGQVLQAGAGQIPARQAAVKAGIPMNVPALTINKVCLSGLDAIALADQLIRAGEFDVVVAGGQESMTNAPHLLPKSREGFKYGAIEMLDAMAYDGLTDAFENIAMGESTEKHNTRLGIARPEQDEIAALSHQRAAAAQKNGIFEAEITPVEIPQRKGEPVVFSKDEGIRGETTAESLGKLRPAFAKDGTITAGTSSQISDGAAAVVVMSKAKAEELGLEWIAEIGAHGNVAGPDNSLQSQPSNAIQHALKKEGLGVEDLDLIEINEAFAAVAVQSMKDLGVTPEKVNVNGGAIALGHPIGMSGARVVLHLALELKRRGGGVGAAALCGGGGQGDALIVRVPGK, encoded by the coding sequence ATGTCTGGAACGACCGGTACCACCTCAGTGATCGTCTCGGGCGCCCGCACGCCCATGGGACGGCTGCTCGGTTCCCTCAAGTCCTTCTCCGGCGCGGAGCTGGGCGGCTTCGCCATCAAGGCCGCGCTCGACCGGGCCGGCATCGGCGGCGACCAGGTGCAGTACGTGATCATGGGCCAGGTGCTCCAGGCGGGCGCCGGCCAGATCCCCGCCCGCCAGGCCGCCGTCAAGGCCGGCATCCCGATGAACGTCCCGGCCCTCACCATCAACAAGGTGTGTCTGTCCGGCCTCGACGCCATCGCCCTCGCCGACCAGCTCATCCGCGCGGGTGAGTTCGACGTGGTCGTCGCCGGCGGCCAGGAGTCGATGACCAACGCCCCGCACCTGCTGCCGAAGTCCCGCGAGGGCTTCAAGTACGGTGCCATCGAGATGCTCGACGCCATGGCGTACGACGGCCTGACCGACGCCTTCGAGAACATCGCGATGGGCGAGTCCACCGAGAAGCACAACACCCGCCTCGGCATCGCCCGCCCCGAGCAGGACGAGATCGCCGCGCTGTCGCACCAGCGCGCCGCCGCCGCGCAGAAGAACGGCATCTTCGAGGCCGAGATCACTCCGGTCGAGATCCCGCAGCGCAAGGGCGAGCCGGTCGTCTTCTCCAAGGACGAGGGCATCCGCGGCGAGACCACCGCCGAGTCGCTCGGCAAGCTCCGTCCGGCCTTCGCCAAGGACGGCACCATCACCGCCGGCACCTCCTCGCAGATCTCGGACGGCGCCGCCGCCGTGGTCGTGATGAGCAAGGCCAAGGCGGAGGAGCTCGGCCTGGAGTGGATCGCCGAGATCGGTGCCCACGGCAACGTGGCGGGCCCGGACAACTCGCTCCAGTCGCAGCCGTCCAACGCGATCCAGCACGCCCTGAAGAAGGAGGGCCTGGGCGTCGAGGACCTCGACCTCATCGAGATCAACGAGGCGTTCGCGGCCGTCGCCGTCCAGTCAATGAAGGACCTGGGCGTGACCCCGGAAAAGGTGAACGTCAACGGTGGCGCGATCGCCCTGGGACACCCGATCGGCATGTCCGGCGCCCGTGTGGTGCTCCACCTGGCCCTGGAGCTCAAGCGGCGTGGCGGCGGCGTCGGCGCGGCGGCGCTGTGCGGCGGCGGCGGTCAGGGTGACGCTCTGATCGTTCGCGTACCCGGTAAGTAG
- a CDS encoding MTH1187 family thiamine-binding protein: MIVAFSVTPLGVGEEVGEYVADAVRVVRESGLPNRTDAMFTSIEGDWDEVMDVVKRAVAAVEARAPRVSVVLKADIRPGVTDGLASKVATVERHLEG, translated from the coding sequence GTGATCGTCGCCTTCTCGGTCACGCCGCTCGGGGTCGGCGAGGAGGTCGGCGAGTACGTCGCCGACGCCGTCCGGGTCGTACGGGAGTCGGGGCTGCCGAACCGTACCGACGCGATGTTCACCTCGATCGAAGGCGACTGGGACGAAGTGATGGACGTGGTCAAGCGCGCCGTCGCCGCGGTGGAGGCGCGGGCGCCTCGGGTCTCCGTGGTCCTCAAGGCCGACATCCGGCCGGGCGTCACGGACGGTCTCGCCTCCAAGGTCGCGACCGTGGAACGCCACTTGGAAGGCTGA
- a CDS encoding MFS transporter: MPKENPGTTPTPSATPDPVLAPERTAGPGYRAVFAVREFRTVFVAHLLSLLGVVVSEIALTVLVYDLTGSPLLSSLTFALGFLPYLLGGTLLAGVADRYPARRVLVVCDLVCAGCVALMVAPVTPVAGLLVLRCAVAAVAPVFNGTRMATLADILGEGDLFVLGRSLLRIVSQSALLAGFGVGGVLLTVVPPRGAIAITAVTFLASALLLRFGTAHRPARAAATAGRQGLGGTWGVLRDRRIRALMLMFWIPPLFVVTPEALAAPYAREIGASTAALGLLMCAMPVGTIAGELFAGSALSARVRERIVVPLVAVGLLPFLLYAVEPGIALAAVALLLAGATGAYTLGLDAWFVAAVPEEQRGRAMTLMTAGMMTIQGVGMTGAGLAAEFLPVHLVVVGAGVLGTVCVLAVVAEVRTTEVRDGADHHVTSG, from the coding sequence ATGCCGAAGGAGAACCCCGGAACCACCCCTACGCCCAGTGCGACACCCGACCCGGTCCTCGCGCCCGAACGGACAGCCGGCCCCGGCTACCGCGCCGTGTTCGCCGTGCGGGAGTTCAGGACCGTGTTCGTCGCGCACCTGCTCTCGCTGCTCGGAGTCGTCGTCAGCGAGATCGCGCTCACCGTGCTCGTCTATGACCTCACCGGGTCGCCGCTGCTCTCCTCGCTCACCTTCGCCCTGGGGTTCCTGCCCTATCTGCTCGGCGGCACCCTGCTCGCCGGTGTCGCCGATCGGTATCCCGCGCGGCGCGTGCTCGTCGTCTGCGATCTCGTCTGTGCCGGCTGCGTCGCGCTGATGGTCGCCCCCGTGACCCCCGTCGCCGGGCTGCTCGTGCTGCGGTGCGCCGTCGCCGCCGTCGCGCCCGTCTTCAACGGGACCCGGATGGCGACCCTCGCCGACATCCTCGGCGAGGGCGACCTCTTCGTGCTCGGCCGCTCCCTCCTCCGGATCGTCTCGCAGAGCGCCCTGCTCGCCGGGTTCGGTGTCGGCGGTGTGCTGCTCACCGTCGTGCCGCCGCGCGGCGCCATCGCGATCACCGCCGTCACCTTCCTCGCTTCGGCGCTGCTGCTGCGCTTCGGCACCGCCCACCGCCCGGCACGGGCAGCGGCGACCGCCGGGCGTCAGGGCCTCGGCGGGACCTGGGGCGTCCTGCGCGACCGCCGGATCCGCGCGCTGATGCTCATGTTCTGGATCCCGCCCCTCTTCGTCGTCACCCCCGAGGCCCTGGCCGCCCCCTACGCCCGCGAGATCGGCGCCTCCACCGCCGCCCTGGGCCTCCTGATGTGCGCGATGCCCGTCGGCACCATCGCGGGCGAGCTCTTCGCCGGCTCCGCCCTCAGCGCCCGCGTGCGCGAGCGGATCGTCGTCCCGCTCGTGGCCGTGGGGCTGCTGCCGTTCCTGCTCTACGCCGTCGAGCCCGGCATCGCCCTCGCCGCCGTCGCCCTCCTCCTGGCCGGCGCCACCGGCGCGTACACCCTCGGCCTCGACGCCTGGTTCGTCGCCGCCGTCCCCGAGGAGCAGCGCGGCCGGGCCATGACCCTGATGACCGCGGGCATGATGACGATCCAGGGCGTCGGCATGACCGGAGCCGGTCTCGCCGCCGAGTTCCTCCCCGTCCACCTCGTGGTCGTCGGCGCGGGCGTGCTCGGCACGGTCTGCGTCCTGGCGGTCGTCGCCGAGGTCCGTACGACCGAAGTTCGAGACGGGGCTGACCACCATGTGACCAGTGGGTAA
- a CDS encoding AIM24 family protein: protein MTGPVVLDPQSLPSDDNVNPYTFCVELKGSQWFLQKGKMIAYYGRIDFNGIGHGRLDRLVRTSFHSPLHASDWVVAEGSGKMLLADRAFDVNSFDLDEGNLTIRSGNLLAYQPTLALKQSIVPGFVTLIGTGKFVAASNGPVVFMEPPMRVDPQALVGWADCPSPCHHYDHGYLTGVMGGVRALTGIGGTSGEEHQFEFVGAGTVLLQSTELLMAERAIGETPAQAGVPGGHGPFGSGHGQGGSVPRLPGQLGDLQRRFGL from the coding sequence GTGACCGGTCCCGTCGTCCTCGACCCGCAGTCGCTCCCGTCCGACGACAACGTCAATCCGTACACCTTCTGCGTGGAGCTCAAGGGCTCCCAGTGGTTCCTGCAGAAGGGCAAGATGATCGCCTACTACGGGCGGATCGACTTCAACGGCATCGGCCACGGGCGGCTGGACCGTCTGGTCCGTACGTCGTTCCACTCGCCGCTGCACGCGAGCGACTGGGTGGTGGCGGAGGGCAGCGGCAAGATGCTGCTCGCCGACCGGGCCTTCGACGTGAACTCGTTCGACCTGGACGAGGGCAATCTGACGATCCGTTCGGGCAATCTGCTGGCGTACCAGCCGACGCTGGCGCTGAAGCAGTCGATCGTGCCGGGGTTCGTGACGCTGATCGGCACGGGCAAGTTCGTGGCGGCGTCGAACGGGCCGGTGGTCTTCATGGAGCCGCCGATGCGGGTGGATCCGCAGGCGCTGGTGGGCTGGGCGGACTGCCCGTCCCCGTGCCACCACTACGACCACGGCTATCTGACCGGCGTGATGGGCGGCGTGCGGGCGCTGACGGGGATCGGTGGCACCTCGGGCGAGGAGCACCAGTTCGAGTTCGTGGGGGCGGGTACGGTGCTGCTCCAGTCGACGGAGCTGCTGATGGCCGAACGGGCGATCGGTGAGACGCCGGCGCAGGCGGGAGTGCCGGGCGGTCATGGACCGTTCGGTTCCGGCCATGGTCAGGGCGGATCGGTACCGCGCCTTCCCGGTCAGCTCGGGGACCTCCAGCGTCGCTTCGGGCTGTAG
- a CDS encoding MarR family transcriptional regulator yields METETATPWLNDAEQCAWRTYLDVNRMLTYQLEKDLQPFGLTINDYEILVNLSESAERRLRMSDLATATLQSKSRLSHQITRMENAGLVRRENCESDRRGLYAVLTDHGMDTMRKVAPHHVESVRKHFIDQLSSEALGDLHESLKPVAEQLRGRRGKP; encoded by the coding sequence ATGGAGACCGAGACGGCCACCCCCTGGCTCAACGACGCCGAGCAGTGTGCATGGCGCACGTACCTGGACGTCAACAGGATGCTGACGTACCAGCTGGAGAAGGATCTCCAGCCCTTCGGCCTGACCATCAACGACTACGAGATTCTGGTGAATCTGTCGGAGTCGGCGGAACGGCGCCTGCGCATGAGCGACCTCGCGACGGCGACGCTGCAGTCCAAGAGCCGGCTCTCGCACCAGATCACCCGCATGGAGAACGCGGGGCTCGTGCGCCGTGAGAACTGCGAGTCGGACCGCCGCGGGCTGTACGCGGTCCTGACCGACCACGGCATGGACACGATGCGGAAGGTGGCGCCGCACCACGTCGAATCGGTGCGCAAGCACTTCATCGACCAGCTCAGCTCCGAGGCGCTCGGCGACCTCCACGAGTCGCTGAAGCCGGTGGCGGAGCAGCTGCGGGGCCGCCGAGGCAAGCCGTAG